A genome region from Vicinamibacterales bacterium includes the following:
- a CDS encoding CoA-transferase, with amino-acid sequence MNLMGLADAVAGLVRDGQMIAMEGFTHLIPFAAGHEIIRQRKTDLHLVRMTPDIIYDQMIGAGCARALTFSWGGNPGVGSLHRLRDAVERQWPRPIAIVEHSHAGMAASYTAGASNLPFGVLRGYIGTDLARVNPQVKAVTCPYTGESIATVPALRPDLTIIHAQQADRAGNVLLRGILGVQKEAAMAGRQLLVTVEEIVDRLDAPVNAVVLPDWVVTAIACVPGGAYPSYAQGYYARDNAFYLAWDEISRDREHFGRWMDEHVLGTNGHAAFLRSVGVPSSRNGEEV; translated from the coding sequence ATGAACCTGATGGGGCTGGCAGACGCCGTCGCCGGGCTCGTGCGCGACGGTCAGATGATCGCGATGGAGGGGTTCACACACCTGATTCCCTTCGCCGCCGGCCACGAGATCATTCGGCAGCGGAAGACGGATCTGCACCTGGTGCGCATGACGCCAGACATCATCTACGACCAGATGATCGGCGCGGGCTGCGCGCGGGCGTTGACCTTCTCGTGGGGCGGGAACCCTGGCGTCGGGTCGCTCCATCGCCTGCGTGATGCGGTCGAGCGGCAGTGGCCCCGGCCGATCGCGATTGTCGAGCACTCGCACGCGGGCATGGCCGCTTCCTACACGGCTGGCGCGTCGAACCTGCCCTTCGGGGTGCTCCGCGGCTATATCGGCACGGACCTGGCCCGCGTGAATCCGCAGGTGAAGGCGGTGACGTGCCCCTACACGGGCGAGTCGATCGCGACCGTGCCCGCGCTACGTCCGGACCTCACGATCATCCACGCCCAACAGGCGGACCGCGCCGGCAACGTGCTGCTTCGAGGCATCCTGGGCGTCCAGAAGGAAGCCGCGATGGCGGGCCGACAGTTGCTCGTGACGGTGGAAGAAATCGTGGACCGGCTGGATGCGCCGGTGAACGCCGTCGTGCTGCCCGACTGGGTGGTGACGGCCATCGCGTGCGTGCCGGGCGGAGCGTACCCGTCGTACGCCCAGGGCTACTACGCCCGCGACAACGCGTTCTATCTCGCGTGGGACGAGATCAGCCGCGACCGCGAGCACTTCGGCCGGTGGATGGATGAACACGTGCTCGGGACGAACGGCCACGCGGCATTCCTGCGCAGTGTCGGCGTCCCGTCCAGCCGGAACGGCGAGGAGGTGTGA
- a CDS encoding aldehyde dehydrogenase family protein: protein MTYKLTYSTMFNPPEEMHHRFDDALETVKAGLGAAHAMYIDGDDVRTARTTIKRSPIDQRVVLGHCPAGDAADVDRAVRAAKRAFTAWRRTPMVDRVALVRRVAALLEERVYTIGAAMSIEVGKNRMESLGEAQETADFFRGYAADFERNNGFDRALPDDPLDGWASHNRSVLKPHGVWAVIAPFNYPLALAGGPTAAALVTGNTVVLKGATDTPWAGRLLADCIRDAGVPPGVFNYVIGGGSTVGEALVHHPDLAGATFTGSFDVGMRILQALSSGRWPRPCIAELGGKNPCIVTAKGDLERAVTGIVRSAYGLSGQKCSALSRVYVEKAVADEFISRLAARIQTLTVGDPTRRENYMGPVISARAAADFDACCSKLAEGGGRVLLGGTRLTDGDLAHGHFVAPTLAEAPADHPLFQEEMFMPILMVNRVKDFEEGLRRANDTRLGLTAGCYGSRDEVTAFLDGIEAGVTYVNRPQGATTGAWPGYQAFGGWKGSGSTGKAIGSFYYLPQYLREQSQTWVE, encoded by the coding sequence GTGACCTACAAGCTGACCTATTCGACGATGTTCAACCCGCCGGAGGAGATGCATCACCGCTTCGACGACGCGCTGGAGACGGTGAAGGCCGGTCTCGGCGCCGCGCATGCGATGTACATCGACGGCGACGACGTCCGGACCGCGCGCACCACCATAAAGCGCAGTCCCATCGATCAGCGAGTGGTGCTCGGGCACTGTCCCGCCGGGGACGCCGCCGACGTCGACCGCGCGGTCAGAGCCGCGAAGCGCGCGTTCACGGCCTGGCGACGAACGCCCATGGTCGACCGCGTGGCGCTGGTGCGGCGGGTGGCCGCGTTGCTGGAGGAACGCGTCTACACAATCGGTGCCGCGATGTCCATCGAGGTCGGCAAGAACCGCATGGAGTCCCTCGGTGAAGCCCAGGAGACCGCCGACTTCTTCCGGGGCTACGCCGCCGATTTCGAGCGGAACAATGGGTTCGACCGCGCGCTGCCCGACGATCCGCTCGACGGCTGGGCCTCGCACAACCGCAGCGTGCTCAAGCCCCACGGCGTCTGGGCGGTGATCGCCCCGTTCAACTACCCGCTGGCGCTGGCCGGCGGTCCGACCGCTGCGGCGCTGGTCACCGGCAACACCGTCGTGCTGAAGGGCGCCACCGACACCCCCTGGGCCGGACGCCTGCTGGCCGACTGCATCAGGGATGCCGGTGTTCCGCCCGGCGTCTTCAACTACGTCATCGGCGGCGGATCGACCGTGGGCGAAGCGCTCGTCCATCATCCGGACCTTGCGGGCGCGACGTTCACGGGTTCGTTCGATGTCGGGATGCGGATCCTGCAGGCGCTCTCGTCCGGCCGCTGGCCTCGCCCCTGCATCGCCGAACTCGGCGGCAAGAATCCCTGCATCGTCACGGCGAAGGGCGACCTCGAACGGGCGGTCACGGGAATCGTGCGGTCCGCCTACGGCCTCAGCGGTCAGAAGTGCTCCGCGCTGTCGCGGGTGTATGTCGAGAAGGCCGTCGCGGACGAGTTCATCAGCCGCCTCGCCGCGCGGATCCAGACGCTCACCGTCGGCGATCCGACCCGGCGGGAGAACTACATGGGACCGGTGATCTCGGCGCGCGCGGCTGCGGATTTCGATGCGTGCTGCTCGAAACTTGCTGAGGGTGGCGGCCGCGTACTCCTCGGCGGCACGCGCCTCACCGACGGCGATCTCGCGCACGGACATTTCGTCGCGCCGACGCTCGCCGAGGCACCCGCCGATCATCCGCTGTTCCAGGAAGAGATGTTCATGCCGATCCTGATGGTGAACCGCGTGAAGGACTTCGAGGAGGGGCTGCGCCGCGCGAACGACACCAGGCTCGGACTGACGGCCGGCTGTTACGGGAGCCGGGACGAGGTCACCGCGTTCCTCGATGGCATCGAGGCGGGCGTGACCTATGTGAATCGCCCCCAGGGCGCCACGACCGGCGCGTGGCCGGGTTACCAGGCGTTCGGCGGGTGGAAGGGATCGGGGTCCACCGGCAAGGCGATCGGATCCTTCTACTACCTGCCTCAGTACCTGCGGGAGCAATCCCAGACCTGGGTGGAGTAG
- a CDS encoding aminotransferase class III-fold pyridoxal phosphate-dependent enzyme, whose amino-acid sequence MALERDTVLHSWCVQAEWKAPTIVGGRGACFWDENGRHYLDMSSLAECMNLGHQHPALVRAIREQAERLCFVTAAWGAAPRATLASRLLEKSGFDGGRVFFTLGGADANEHAVKFARQAAGRPHGMVIARDRSYHGASYGAMAFSGDSRTRAQVDPAVYHVLHVPPPYAYRCPFGTPSPDACGRRAAEVVRETIDGHPDTAAVLMEADAGTNGIVAPDSFWPALRLVTRETGVFLIADEVMSGFGRCGEWFAWQRHGDAGRPDLMTLAKGLTGAHVPLGAVVASREVASRLEHQMLYTGLTYCGHPLACAAGVAAIQAYEDEQLIDRSRTLGAWMFQELTAMQGRHEVIGDVRGGRGLFAVLELVKDRQTREPLRPWPDVHPSLRRLVERAMEAGVSFAVRGNLILLAPPLVIEEPELRDALGVLDRLLGESEWS is encoded by the coding sequence ATGGCTCTCGAGCGAGACACTGTTTTGCACAGCTGGTGCGTGCAGGCCGAATGGAAGGCCCCGACCATCGTCGGCGGGCGCGGAGCGTGCTTCTGGGACGAGAACGGCCGCCACTACCTCGACATGAGCAGCCTGGCCGAGTGCATGAATCTCGGCCACCAGCATCCGGCGCTCGTCCGCGCGATCCGTGAGCAGGCCGAGCGGCTCTGCTTCGTGACGGCCGCTTGGGGCGCCGCGCCCCGCGCGACGCTGGCCTCCCGCCTGCTCGAGAAGTCCGGGTTCGACGGCGGGCGCGTCTTCTTCACGCTTGGCGGTGCCGACGCCAACGAGCACGCCGTGAAGTTCGCCCGCCAGGCGGCTGGCAGGCCGCATGGGATGGTGATCGCGCGGGACCGCTCGTATCACGGGGCCAGCTACGGCGCGATGGCCTTCAGCGGCGACAGCCGCACGCGGGCTCAGGTCGATCCGGCGGTCTATCACGTGCTGCACGTGCCTCCCCCGTATGCCTACCGCTGCCCGTTTGGAACACCCTCGCCGGACGCGTGCGGCCGCCGCGCCGCCGAGGTCGTCCGCGAGACGATCGACGGCCATCCGGACACCGCCGCGGTCCTGATGGAGGCGGATGCCGGCACGAACGGCATCGTCGCGCCGGACAGCTTCTGGCCCGCGCTTCGCCTCGTCACACGCGAGACGGGCGTCTTCCTCATCGCCGACGAGGTGATGAGCGGATTCGGACGCTGCGGAGAGTGGTTTGCGTGGCAGCGGCACGGCGACGCGGGACGGCCGGACCTGATGACGCTCGCCAAGGGCCTCACCGGGGCCCATGTCCCGCTCGGGGCCGTCGTGGCGTCGCGCGAGGTTGCGTCCCGTCTCGAACACCAGATGCTCTACACCGGCCTGACCTACTGCGGTCATCCGCTGGCCTGTGCCGCGGGTGTTGCAGCCATCCAGGCCTACGAGGACGAGCAACTCATCGACCGTTCCCGCACGCTCGGCGCGTGGATGTTCCAGGAACTGACGGCCATGCAGGGCCGACACGAGGTCATCGGCGACGTCCGCGGCGGACGCGGGCTGTTCGCGGTGCTGGAGCTCGTGAAAGACCGCCAGACGCGTGAGCCGCTGCGACCGTGGCCCGACGTGCATCCGTCGTTGCGCCGCCTGGTCGAACGCGCGATGGAAGCGGGCGTCTCGTTCGCCGTGCGCGGAAACCTCATCCTGCTCGCCCCACCGCTCGTCATCGAAGAACCAGAACTGCGCGACGCCCTCGGCGTGCTCGATCGCCTGCTTGGCGAATCGGAGTGGTCGTGA
- the pcaF gene encoding 3-oxoadipyl-CoA thiolase, whose translation MRSAYLCAAVRTPFGRHGGALARVRTDDLAAFPISTLIARHRGVDWGAVDDVVLGCANQAGEDNRNVARMAALLAGLPPDVPGVTVNRLCASGLEAVGQGARAIWAGEADLIIAGGIESMSRAPLVISKAGGAFSRDQRLEDTTVGWRFVNPKMEAAHGIDSNAQTAENLARERGISRVDQDAYAWRSQQRAEAARTRGLLAEEIAPIDVRSGRETTHVAVDEHPRPGTSLEQLSTLKPLLGPGTTITAGNASGINDGACALLLASEAAVARYGLEPIARVTGMASAGVPPRIMGIGPVAAISRLLDRQGLALDDVDVLEINEAFAAQMLACTRALGLGDDAEFVNPNGGAIAFGHPLGASGARLCLTAALELNRRQGRHAVVSLCVGVGQGLALALERTA comes from the coding sequence ATGCGATCGGCATATCTCTGCGCCGCGGTGCGGACGCCGTTCGGACGCCACGGGGGCGCCCTCGCTCGCGTGCGTACGGACGATCTGGCGGCGTTCCCGATCAGCACGCTCATCGCGCGCCACCGGGGCGTGGACTGGGGCGCTGTGGACGACGTGGTGTTGGGATGCGCGAACCAGGCGGGCGAGGACAACCGGAACGTGGCCCGGATGGCGGCGCTTCTCGCTGGCCTGCCGCCGGATGTGCCGGGCGTCACCGTCAACCGCCTGTGCGCCTCGGGGCTGGAAGCCGTCGGCCAGGGTGCGAGGGCCATCTGGGCCGGAGAAGCAGACCTCATCATCGCCGGCGGCATCGAAAGCATGTCGCGTGCGCCCCTGGTCATCAGCAAGGCGGGTGGGGCGTTCTCGAGAGACCAGCGCCTCGAGGACACGACCGTCGGCTGGCGCTTCGTGAACCCCAAGATGGAAGCCGCGCACGGCATCGACAGCAACGCCCAGACGGCCGAGAACCTCGCGCGTGAGAGGGGCATCTCACGAGTGGATCAAGATGCCTACGCCTGGCGCAGCCAGCAACGGGCGGAAGCGGCTCGAACGCGCGGCCTGCTGGCGGAGGAGATCGCGCCGATCGACGTCCGGTCCGGACGCGAGACCACGCACGTCGCGGTGGATGAGCATCCGCGCCCGGGGACGAGCCTGGAGCAACTCAGCACGCTGAAGCCGCTCCTCGGGCCGGGCACGACCATCACCGCCGGCAACGCGTCCGGGATCAACGACGGGGCCTGCGCGCTGCTGCTGGCATCAGAGGCCGCCGTCGCCCGCTACGGCCTCGAGCCAATCGCCCGCGTCACCGGAATGGCAAGTGCAGGGGTGCCCCCGCGCATCATGGGCATTGGCCCCGTGGCGGCGATCTCCCGATTGCTGGATCGACAGGGGCTCGCGCTGGACGATGTCGACGTGCTGGAGATCAACGAGGCCTTTGCCGCACAAATGCTGGCCTGCACGCGCGCCCTTGGGCTGGGCGACGACGCCGAGTTCGTGAACCCGAACGGCGGAGCCATCGCCTTCGGGCATCCGCTGGGCGCCAGCGGTGCGCGGCTGTGCCTGACGGCCGCCTTGGAGCTGAATCGCCGCCAGGGTCGCCACGCTGTCGTGAGCCTGTGCGTGGGCGTCGGGCAGGGTCTCGCGCTGGCGCTCGAACGCACGGCATGA
- a CDS encoding DinB family protein, translating to MVIESESILDIWRINNRVATFLVENLPEQLWSASPSPDRQRTARAILAHVHNTRGMWARVLGGRLDIPAFRKVDPRTVTRSELVTSLDRSAASILALLRGGMDAGGRFPGVAGAFVFGALPRDVVTFLGYALSHESHHRGQVVSSARHAGHRLPDPTTAGLWQWSTRLREARARGGGSRVHGTGCCPDA from the coding sequence GTGGTGATCGAAAGCGAGTCGATTCTCGACATCTGGCGGATCAACAACCGTGTGGCGACCTTCCTCGTCGAGAACCTGCCCGAGCAACTGTGGTCCGCATCGCCCTCGCCTGACCGACAACGCACCGCCCGCGCAATCCTGGCCCACGTGCACAATACGCGTGGCATGTGGGCACGGGTGCTTGGCGGCCGCCTGGACATCCCGGCATTCAGAAAAGTCGATCCCAGGACCGTGACGAGGTCCGAACTCGTCACATCTCTCGATCGAAGCGCGGCATCCATCCTCGCCCTCTTGCGCGGCGGCATGGACGCAGGCGGTCGGTTTCCTGGCGTCGCTGGCGCCTTTGTCTTCGGCGCGCTCCCGCGCGACGTCGTGACCTTTCTCGGGTACGCGCTCTCCCACGAGAGCCACCATCGGGGTCAGGTCGTCTCATCGGCCAGGCACGCCGGCCATCGCCTTCCGGACCCGACCACCGCCGGCTTATGGCAGTGGTCCACCCGGTTGCGCGAAGCCCGCGCACGGGGTGGCGGATCACGAGTCCACGGCACCGGATGCTGCCCAGACGCGTGA
- a CDS encoding saccharopine dehydrogenase C-terminal domain-containing protein, with amino-acid sequence MKKIVVLGAGLVGKEIAKDLSGHYHVTAVDRSREALAAAFKGFAVETLQADCTDMNAVKKTIEPFDLVVGALPGWLGKRAFQAVIEAKKDVVDIAFFPEDPFDLDELAKKNDVTAIMDFGVAPGMSNIFAGHHQKHMQKLHRLEILVGGLPTVREFPFEYKAVFSPADVIEEYTRPARYIEGGREIVRPALTDPELLHFDGIGTLESFNTDGLRSLATTITCENMKEKTLRYPGHIRLMQALRDTGFFDKTPIEIGGAMISPLEFTSRIMFPVWKLRPEEEEFTVMRVEIEGDNRDGRREKVTYNLLDRFDTTNKVTSMARTTGYTATAAVRLLADGLYSRKGVLPPEFVAEDDRAFAFVLAHLKERNIHFHKTVEQM; translated from the coding sequence ATGAAGAAGATCGTCGTCCTCGGCGCTGGTCTGGTCGGCAAGGAAATCGCCAAGGATCTGTCCGGCCACTACCACGTGACGGCCGTGGATCGGAGCCGGGAGGCCCTGGCTGCGGCGTTCAAGGGCTTCGCGGTCGAGACTCTCCAGGCCGATTGCACCGACATGAATGCGGTCAAGAAGACCATCGAGCCCTTCGACCTCGTCGTGGGCGCGCTGCCCGGCTGGCTCGGCAAACGCGCCTTCCAGGCGGTCATCGAAGCAAAGAAGGACGTCGTGGATATCGCGTTCTTCCCCGAGGATCCGTTCGACCTCGACGAACTGGCGAAGAAGAACGATGTGACGGCCATCATGGACTTCGGCGTGGCACCGGGCATGAGCAACATCTTCGCGGGCCATCACCAGAAGCACATGCAGAAGCTCCACCGGCTCGAGATCCTCGTTGGCGGGCTCCCGACCGTGCGCGAGTTCCCATTCGAGTACAAGGCGGTGTTCTCACCGGCCGACGTCATCGAGGAATACACGCGCCCCGCCCGCTACATCGAGGGCGGCCGTGAGATCGTCCGGCCGGCCCTGACCGATCCCGAACTCCTGCACTTCGACGGCATCGGCACGCTCGAGTCGTTCAACACCGACGGCTTGCGCTCGCTCGCCACGACAATCACGTGCGAGAACATGAAGGAGAAGACGCTCCGCTACCCGGGCCACATCCGGCTCATGCAGGCGCTGCGCGACACGGGCTTCTTCGACAAGACCCCGATCGAGATCGGCGGCGCGATGATCTCGCCCCTCGAGTTCACCTCGCGCATCATGTTCCCCGTCTGGAAGCTGCGCCCGGAGGAGGAGGAGTTCACGGTCATGCGCGTCGAGATCGAAGGCGACAACCGGGACGGCCGACGCGAAAAGGTCACCTACAATCTGCTCGACCGTTTCGACACGACGAACAAGGTCACCTCGATGGCTCGGACGACGGGCTACACGGCCACGGCCGCCGTGCGCCTGCTGGCCGATGGGCTGTACAGCCGCAAGGGTGTGCTGCCTCCGGAGTTCGTGGCCGAAGACGACCGCGCGTTCGCGTTCGTCCTCGCGCACTTGAAGGAGCGCAACATCCACTTCCACAAGACGGTGGAACAGATGTGA
- a CDS encoding cupredoxin domain-containing protein, with product MMRLPTLAVSIVLLGAIATAAGVQAGKIEKKQPQVVKLSFDTKGYVVTPPTVTKGVPVKMEVDLNTVKGCMRTVVINAFDVKKTVKAGDTTIEFTPSKSGPIEIVCGMNMGKGSFTVVETSGTKQAGAGRS from the coding sequence ATGATGCGACTGCCCACACTCGCGGTGTCGATCGTGCTGCTCGGCGCCATCGCGACCGCGGCCGGCGTCCAGGCCGGCAAGATCGAGAAGAAGCAGCCTCAGGTCGTGAAGTTGAGCTTCGACACCAAGGGCTACGTCGTCACGCCCCCGACCGTGACCAAGGGCGTCCCGGTCAAGATGGAGGTCGATCTCAACACCGTCAAGGGGTGCATGCGGACGGTCGTCATCAACGCCTTCGACGTGAAGAAGACCGTCAAGGCCGGCGATACGACGATCGAGTTCACGCCCTCCAAATCCGGGCCCATCGAGATCGTCTGCGGGATGAACATGGGCAAGGGCAGCTTCACGGTCGTCGAGACGTCCGGCACGAAGCAGGCCGGGGCCGGACGCTCGTAG
- a CDS encoding ArgE/DapE family deacylase has product MDTDRQIRSFVAANEQAITDALSELIALQTVNPPGTAYRECVRWFSRFLDATGVEYHIHTAPNGEFPRPSIVGSYGSGEAGLHFHGHYDVVSAQSPTQFKAEPREGRLYGRGSSDMKGGIVAMLFAIRALRECGIRLSRQITVTLVPDEETGGRLGMRYLAAGGLLPRPAVGALMPEPSSGRIWHACRGALTLRVRIAGRSTHGALPHLGVNAFEGMVAVMNSLLELKHRVVARRTAVPIEPPEANRSVMILGGESGSGVASNVVPDGAWFSIERRINPEETLSQVKEELWEVFDRHRASGLELEVETFQESDAAMAPAGAHLGAVLAQTVRDVTGADAPSELCPGVLEVRFFCDRGVPAYGYGPGLLGISHGPDEYIRLKDLFDCTAIYALTAARTLA; this is encoded by the coding sequence ATGGACACCGACCGACAGATTCGATCGTTCGTCGCAGCCAATGAACAGGCCATCACCGACGCGCTCAGCGAACTGATCGCGCTGCAGACGGTGAATCCGCCCGGAACGGCGTACCGGGAATGCGTTCGGTGGTTCTCGCGATTCCTGGACGCCACCGGCGTCGAGTACCACATTCACACCGCACCGAACGGCGAGTTCCCGAGGCCGTCGATCGTGGGGTCGTACGGTTCCGGCGAAGCCGGCCTCCATTTCCATGGCCACTACGATGTCGTGTCGGCCCAGTCGCCCACCCAGTTCAAGGCCGAGCCACGGGAGGGACGACTCTACGGGCGCGGCAGCTCCGATATGAAGGGCGGCATCGTCGCGATGCTCTTCGCGATCCGAGCGCTGCGCGAGTGCGGCATCCGGCTGTCCCGGCAAATCACCGTGACGCTCGTGCCGGACGAAGAAACCGGGGGTCGGCTGGGGATGCGGTATCTTGCAGCCGGAGGGCTGTTGCCGCGACCTGCGGTCGGCGCCCTGATGCCCGAACCTTCGAGCGGCAGAATCTGGCATGCCTGTAGAGGGGCGCTCACGCTTCGCGTCCGCATCGCCGGCCGATCGACGCATGGCGCGCTTCCCCATCTCGGCGTCAATGCGTTCGAAGGGATGGTCGCCGTCATGAACTCGTTGCTCGAGCTGAAGCACCGCGTCGTCGCGAGGCGAACGGCGGTGCCGATCGAGCCTCCCGAGGCGAACCGGTCGGTCATGATCCTGGGCGGAGAATCCGGCAGCGGCGTCGCGTCCAACGTCGTGCCCGACGGCGCGTGGTTCTCGATCGAGCGGCGCATCAATCCCGAGGAGACGCTGTCGCAGGTCAAAGAGGAACTGTGGGAGGTGTTCGACCGGCACCGCGCCTCGGGTCTGGAGCTCGAGGTCGAGACCTTCCAGGAGAGCGACGCGGCAATGGCTCCGGCCGGCGCACACCTCGGGGCAGTGCTGGCGCAAACCGTCAGGGACGTGACCGGCGCCGACGCGCCGTCCGAGTTGTGTCCCGGTGTGCTCGAAGTCCGCTTCTTCTGCGATCGTGGAGTGCCGGCCTACGGCTACGGCCCGGGACTTCTCGGGATCTCGCACGGTCCCGACGAGTACATTCGATTGAAGGACCTGTTCGACTGCACTGCCATCTACGCGCTGACCGCGGCGCGCACCCTGGCGTAG
- a CDS encoding alpha/beta fold hydrolase codes for MTRYVIDAIRTVQKTHDAGNVYLMGHSLGVFQAYLVALQEPDLVKGVMAIAGGLREDLIPDERSAG; via the coding sequence GTGACCAGGTATGTCATCGACGCGATCCGCACGGTGCAGAAGACGCACGATGCCGGGAACGTGTATCTCATGGGGCACTCCCTGGGGGTCTTTCAGGCGTACCTCGTTGCCCTGCAGGAACCCGATCTGGTGAAGGGGGTCATGGCCATTGCCGGTGGGCTTCGCGAGGATTTGATCCCAGACGAGCGCAGCGCTGGATGA
- a CDS encoding DinB family protein — protein sequence MKKLLLLGLVCAGTASLVLAQAQAPKDPLTAGAKAPYNSVKNYLTKSADQVPESLYNYKPTPEVRTFGQLFAHVADSNYGFCAGVLGEKVPVEGIEKTKTTKADLVKALADSFAYCDKAFAAVTDANAATPADFFGRPMARLAILSFNAAHDFEHYGNVVTYMRLNKMVPPSSQPR from the coding sequence ATGAAGAAGCTGTTGCTGCTCGGCTTGGTGTGTGCGGGAACTGCCTCGTTGGTGTTGGCACAGGCGCAGGCCCCGAAGGACCCGCTCACGGCCGGCGCCAAGGCTCCCTACAACTCGGTCAAGAACTACCTCACCAAGTCCGCCGACCAGGTGCCCGAAAGCCTCTACAACTACAAGCCGACGCCGGAGGTTCGTACCTTCGGGCAGCTGTTCGCACACGTCGCCGACTCCAACTACGGGTTCTGCGCCGGCGTGCTGGGCGAGAAGGTGCCGGTCGAGGGCATCGAGAAGACGAAGACGACCAAGGCCGACCTGGTAAAGGCCCTGGCCGACTCCTTCGCCTACTGCGACAAGGCGTTTGCCGCCGTCACGGACGCCAACGCGGCGACACCGGCGGACTTCTTCGGTCGGCCGATGGCCAGGCTGGCGATCCTGTCGTTCAACGCCGCCCACGACTTCGAGCACTACGGCAACGTCGTCACCTACATGCGGCTGAACAAGATGGTGCCGCCATCGAGCCAGCCGCGCTGA
- a CDS encoding class I SAM-dependent methyltransferase, translating to MDPITLAIRDMYERYPYPASPEMEIRTGSDVRLLLSYGLLDRPAGRPMHCLDAGCGRGNQVLGAAFTQPDVHFTGIDVNRVNLSDAAAEAEKEGLRNVRFQEVDLMTLEGLDVPDGGFDVIFSSGVLHHLSSPEEGLTHLRRVLAPHGIIGLMVYGTHGRDALYRFVRAVDILIPRDRPIAERLAVARKLASEMPSDAVRFGPCGLFDGIPESEFVDRYLNVNETSYEVGELWGMLERSGLKFLRWCEPEEWSLPSRTPGGQALVQHLTDLQRFQLVEQLQMRHKLDLIVGTRENRLRPLPSADACAGCYFAISPEVSIQTETRNLHRGQRIEGLSYRLRLRPPVSLSGLTASVVVAFKDQTTPFRGRRVMEAVAGLGHPKERWVDVMTELLAREILYCPQPSQLRG from the coding sequence ATGGACCCGATTACACTGGCGATCCGCGACATGTACGAGCGATACCCGTATCCGGCCAGTCCGGAGATGGAGATTCGCACGGGATCGGACGTGCGGCTGCTCTTGAGCTACGGTCTGCTCGACCGGCCGGCGGGAAGGCCGATGCACTGCCTGGACGCGGGGTGCGGCCGCGGCAACCAGGTGCTGGGCGCGGCGTTCACCCAGCCGGACGTTCATTTCACCGGCATCGACGTCAACCGGGTCAACTTGAGCGATGCAGCCGCCGAAGCCGAGAAGGAGGGGCTGCGCAACGTCCGCTTCCAAGAGGTCGACCTGATGACGCTCGAAGGACTGGATGTTCCGGATGGCGGCTTCGACGTGATCTTCTCGTCGGGGGTGCTCCATCACCTCTCGTCACCGGAGGAGGGGCTCACACATCTGCGACGCGTGCTCGCCCCGCACGGCATCATCGGCCTGATGGTGTATGGGACCCACGGGCGCGATGCCCTGTACCGGTTCGTTCGCGCCGTCGATATTCTGATTCCCAGGGACCGCCCGATTGCCGAGCGGCTGGCGGTTGCCAGGAAGCTGGCTTCGGAGATGCCGAGTGACGCCGTTCGGTTCGGGCCGTGCGGTCTGTTCGACGGGATCCCCGAAAGCGAATTCGTCGATCGCTATCTGAACGTCAACGAAACCTCCTACGAGGTGGGCGAACTCTGGGGGATGCTCGAACGAAGCGGCCTGAAGTTCCTGCGCTGGTGCGAGCCCGAGGAATGGTCATTGCCGTCGCGCACTCCAGGCGGACAGGCACTGGTCCAGCACCTCACCGACTTGCAGCGCTTCCAGTTGGTCGAACAGCTGCAGATGCGGCACAAGCTGGATCTGATCGTGGGCACCAGAGAGAACCGGCTGCGTCCCTTGCCGTCGGCGGACGCGTGTGCAGGCTGCTACTTCGCGATCAGCCCGGAGGTGTCGATACAGACCGAAACCCGCAATCTGCACCGCGGCCAGCGGATCGAGGGCCTGAGCTACCGACTGCGCCTCCGCCCGCCGGTGAGCTTGAGCGGGCTGACCGCGTCGGTGGTCGTGGCGTTCAAGGATCAGACCACCCCATTCCGGGGCAGGCGCGTGATGGAGGCCGTCGCCGGCCTCGGTCACCCCAAAGAGCGCTGGGTGGACGTGATGACCGAGCTGCTGGCGCGCGAGATTCTCTACTGCCCGCAGCCGTCGCAGCTGCGTGGGTGA